One segment of Carya illinoinensis cultivar Pawnee chromosome 1, C.illinoinensisPawnee_v1, whole genome shotgun sequence DNA contains the following:
- the LOC122313720 gene encoding calreticulin-3-like, with protein MYKSLPSLPWRGSSSRLAVVPSPFHWQNPQMGRGRALPLLLLVTLTSLLLFRSASSEIFFEERFEDGWKSRWVLSDWKRSEGKAGTFKHTAGKWSADPDDRGLQTYNDAKHYAISAKVPEFSNENRTLVVQYSIKFEQDIECGGGYIKLLSGYVNQKKFGGDTPYSFMFGPDICGSQTKKLHVILSYQGQNYPIKKDLQCETDKLTHFYTFILRPDASYSVLIDNRERDSGSMYTDWDILPPRKIKDVNAKKPADWDDREYIDDPNDVKPEGYDSIPAEIPDPKAKEPADWDEEEDGIWKPPKIPNPAYKGPWKPKKMKNPNYKGKWKKTAWIDNPEFEDDPNLYVLKPIKYVGIEVWQVKAGSVFDNILICDDPEYAKQVVDEIFANREIEKDALEEAEKERKAREEEESKRAREEGERRKRDRDRRYGDRRRHRRHDPRDYLDDYHDEL; from the exons ATGTATAAAAGTCTCCCCTCCCTCCCTTGGCGTGGTAGCAGTAGCAGACTAGCAGTGGTCCCCTCTCCCTTCCATTGGCAAAATCCACAAATGGGAAGAGGAAGAgctcttcctctccttctccTCGTAACCCTCACTTCTCTCCTTCTCTTCCGCTCTGCCTCCTCTGAGATCTTCTTTGAGGAGCGATTCGAGG ATGGGTGGAAGAGCCGGTGGGTCTTATCGGACTGGAAGAGGAGCGAAGGGAAAGCGGGCACATTTAAGCACACGGCAGGAAAATGGTCTGCGGATCCTGACGATAGAG GTCTTCAGACATATAATGATGCAAAGCATTATGCAATATCTGCAAAGGTACCAGAGTTCAGCAATGAGAATAGAACTCTCGTAGTCCAGTATTCAATTAAGTTTGAACAGGACATTGAATGTGGTGGTGGTTACATCAAGCTTCTTTCTGGATATGTCAATCAGAAGAAATTTGGTGGTGACACTCCTTACAG TTTCATGTTTGGACCAGATATATGTGGCTCGCAGACAAAAAAGCTCCATGTCATACTTTCTTACCAGGGGCAAAATTATCCCATTAAAAAGGATCTACAATGTGAAACGGACAAGTTAACTCATTTTTACACCTTTATTCTTAGGCCTGATGCAAGTTACAGCGTCTTGATTGACAATCGAGAAAGAGATTCCGGTAGCATGTATACAGATTGGGATATCCTTCCTCCAAGGAAAATTAAGGATGTCAATGCAAAAAAG CCTGCAGACTGGGATGATAGAGAGTACATTGATGATCCTAATGATGTCAAACCAGAG GGATATGATTCAATTCCAGCTGAAATTCCTGATCCAAAGGCCAAAGAG CCTGCTGACTGGGATGAAGAGGAAGATGGAATATGGAAGCCACCCAAGATTCCTAATCCAGCATACAAAGGACCATGGAAGCCCAAG AAAATGAAGAATCCCAATTATAAGGGGAAGTGGAAGAAGACTGCATGGATTGATAACCCAG agtttgaggacgaTCCCAACCTTTATGTGCTCAAGCCAATAAAATATGTAGGCATTGAAGTTTGGCAG GTAAAGGCTGGTTCAGTTTTTGACAACATTTTGATTTGTGATGACCCAGAGTATGCAAAACAAGTAGTAGACGAGATATTTGCGAATAGAGAG ATTGAAAAGGATGCCTTGGAGGaagcagagaaagagagaaaagccAGGGAAGAGGAG GAATCTAAAAGAGCTAGAGAGGAAGGTGAACGGAGGAAGAGGGATAGGGATCGCCGGTATGGAGATCGAAGGCGCCACAGGAGG CACGATCCACGGGATTACTTGGATGATTACCAT GATGAACTCTAA